Genomic DNA from Anabaena sphaerica FACHB-251:
TAAATGCCTGTGATTGATTGATCAGTGTCTGAATAATTATTTGTGGATCATCAGTTTCAATTCCCAAATCTTGGGTAATTTGCTGGCGCAAGTTCTCATTCTCCTGCAACATCACCAATAATTCATCCCAAGTCACAGTTTGGTATTCTTCCTCTGGTAAATTTTCATCAGGGGTAATTTCGCTGACAGCATCTGGTCCGTCATATTCCCAAATCGGTTCACCTTGGGTGCGCGTCAACAATTGCATCCCAATTTCATATGCCAAGTCGCCAACTTCACCAACGCCCAACTCACCAAACTGTACTAACCGTGCCGCTAATTCGTTATTAGGTTTTTTGGATGCTAGTAATCTCTCCCCAAATCGATTTAGCCAATCTAGCCAGCGTTGAGTGCTGACGCGATGCTCAAGTTTATGTAACCAGTTTTGCGCCCAAGCCTGGCCTCTCGCTTGATGAACTCCTGCTAAAAGTTCTGTAAACAGAAATTCTAGATCCGTATCACTTAGGGGAGGTGCTACTGTTTTTTCCACATTCTTTTTTACAGGACTTTGTTTACTACCAAACAAACCCTGAAACAATCTTTTCAGCCACTGAATTACCCGCTTGAGCATCTGCTGCACCATTGAGTGTTGCCTATTAAAATTTTAGCGATGTCCGTGACCATATTGGGGAGTTGGGGAGATGAGGAGAATTAATCAAATTCTGCCTTTTGATTATTGAGTAAAAAGCTACCTCAATTATTTTAATTTTTCTGTAAATATATTTAGAGAATTTATTTCCCAAAGGAAACTGCCATGAGTTGTTAAAATAGTGAGACCCCAAAATCGAATGGTGGTGATACTCCATAACTGTTAACTGTTAACTGTTAACTGTTCACTGTTAACCGATTAGTCTCCATGTCTTACGAACCCCTACACCACAAGTATCGCCCCAAGAGTTTTGCTGAACTAGTGGGACAAGAGGCGATCGCTACTACTCTTACTAATGCAATTAGCTCCTCAAAAATCGCCCCTGCCTATTTGTTTACTGGCCCCAGAGGTACGGGTAAAACTTCTAGCGCCCGGATTTTGGCTAAATCTTTAAATTGTCTTAAAAGTGACAAGCCAACCGCTGAACCTTGTGGCGTTTGCGATATTTGTCAAGGCATTACTAAAGGCTATTCCCTGGATGTGATTGAAATTGACGCTGCTAGTAATACTGGTGTTGATAACATCCGCGAATTGATCGAAAAAGCACAGTTTGCCCCGGTGCAGTGTCGGTATAAGGTTTATGTGATAGATGAATGTCATATGCTCAGTACCGCTGCGTTTAATGCGTTACTGAAAACATTAGAAGAACCACCGAAGCACGTTGTTTTTGTCCTAGCCACAACCGACCCCCAGCGAGTATTACCAACAATTATTTCTCGCTGTCAAAGATTTGATTTTAGACGCATTCAGTTAGAAGCGATGGTCAAACATTTAGGTGCGATCGCCTCTAAAGAAAACATCAGTATTGCGCTGGATGCCCTCACCTTGGTAGCACAAATTGCACAGGGAGGATTGCGAGATGCGGAAAGTTTACTTGATCAACTAGCTTTATTTCCTGGGGAAGTCTCACCCGATCAAGTGTGGGATTTGGTGGGTTCAGTAAGTGAAAAAGATTTGTTGGCTTTATTAGATGCGATCGCTCAAGATAATTCCGAAGTAGTATTAGATGCTACCCGGCAAATCCTAGATCGGGGACGGGAACCCCTGACAATTCTCCAAAATTTTGCCGCCTTCTACCGAGATTTACTCATTGCCAAAACAGCCCCAAACCGTCAAGATTTAGTTGCTTGTACTCAACAAACCTGGACAACATTAGTTAACTTTGGCCACAGGTTAGATATCACTACTATTCTGCGCGGACAGCAACATTTAAGAACAGCAGAACTCCAACTAAAAAACACCACTCAGCCGCGTTTGTGGCTAGAAGTCACATTACTCGGCTTATTACCCAGTGCAAATATTCAGCCACAAGCGCCTAGTGTCCCGCAAGCAGTCAATACACCTGCGGTATCTCCACTTCCTTACCCAGCAGCATCTTCACCCCCACAGGCTTATAGCCAACCAAATTACAATTCTCCAGTATCACCACCTCCAGCAGCTTATAATAACCAACAAAATCATAATTTAACGCCCAATACAGTATCACCACCTCCAGCAGCTTATAATAACCAACAAAATCATAATTCAACGCCTAATACAGTATCTGCACCTACCCCAGAACCTGTTTATACTCCTCCGCCACCAGAGACAACACCTACAGCACCCGTACAGGAAGTTGTGGCAGGATCACAGTATGACTTAACTCAGATTTGGCAACAGGTACTTGCTAATCTTCAACCACCATCAAGGAGGGAAATGCTACGTCAAATGAGCCAACTTCTGGATTTTGATGGCGCTTTTGCTCGTATTGCTATTAAACAGGCATGGTATGAGAAGGGCAAATCTGATCTGCCGATAATTACAACTGCTTTTCACCAAACTTTTCAGCGTGAAATCCAAGTAAATTTGGAAAAAGCAACTTCATCAACTTCTACCACAGCCAGAAGAAATCCTCCCCCACAGGATTCTACTCGTGTTCCGCAACCACCGACGACACCCATTTATCACCAGCCAGTTCCAGCACCAGCACCACAACCAGTATCACAACAGCCAGCACCAGTACCACAACCCACCCAACCACCACCAAAAATTGAGCCTATAGTCACCAACACAGACCCAGTACAAAACTTTGCACCTCCACCAAGTCAAGCACCTATATCACCAAGACCTATATCACAAGCACCTGTATCAACTTGGGATAATGATGAAGTAGCAAAGGCAGCTAAAAGTTTGGCAGATTTTTTCTCTGGGGAAATTATTCGCCTCACAGATGATACTTTTGACTTATCTGATACTGGGGTTTCACTAGATGTTGAGATATATGAAACAGATTATGACTATGAGTGAACTACCCACACTGACTTGTTTTTCTCATGCTTGTCCCTTATATCCCGCCACTGATTCGGAGTACCAAATTCAGTGGGGGACTTACGGCGTAATAGTTAAATCTGCGTTTGTGGTAATTGGTCATTGGTCATTAGACATCTCCGGTAATTAAATGTGCGTGCTTTGAAACCCTTGTAGAGACGTTCCGCCGGAACGTCTCTACCATATTTCCGGAGAGGTCTATTGGGTTATTAACTTCCCCCTGCCCCCTGCCTCCTGCCTCCTGCCCCCTCTAAACTCCTGAACTATTGTTTTTCAAAAGTTTTTGGATCATTTCCGCTAGTTGTTTTAGTTTCACGGGTTTAGTTAAATACTCGTTTGCACCAGCTTGGAGACATTTTTCCTGATCACCAGGCATAGCTAATGCTGTCAGGGCAATAATGGGAATTGATACCAGTTGAGGATTAGCACGAATTTGACGCATTGCTTCTAAACCGTCCATCTCTGGCATCTGGATATCCATGAGAATCAAATCAGGGGTTTGAGAGTTAGCTTTGGCGATCGCTTGGTGTCCATTGTTCGCCAGAATCAGCTGATAGCCGCGAGCTTCAAGATAGCTCGAGAGGGCATCAATGTTGGCCAAATTATCCTCTGCTAGTAGAATCATTGGTGGCTTGGTGACTGGTTCCGCTGTGACGGTTGAATTCAGGAATTTGGTGATATCAGTCTGCCCCAGTTGCTCTATGGTGGTGGGAAATTGGGATAAAGTGGGGATTCCAGTCCGTTTGGGGATATAGGGTAAGCGCACAGTAAAACAACTGCCTTTGCCAAGTTCGCTACTGATACTGATGAAAGCACCATGCAGTTCGACTATTTGCTTAACTAAGGTCAGTCCTAAACCTGTACCTGCATACTTGCGATTTAGACTACTTTCAATTTGCATAAAGGGCTGAAAGAGTTTATCCATATCTGCGGGGGCAATACCAATACCTGTGTCAATGACGGAAAAGCAGAGGGAATAGAGAAAATCCGGCTGACCTGAAGGACAACCTTCATCTGCTTGACAGACTTCTAGATGTTCCAGATGAACAGCCAGCGTCACCTTACCACCAGAGGGCGTAAATTTGACGGCATTATTGAGCAAGTTAATTAATACCTGCCGCATCCGTCGTTCATCGACAATGATTTCTCCAAAGTCTTCTTGAAAAGCAGTTCTAAGTTGAATGCTTTTCTGCATTGCCTGTTGTTTGACGAAGGACAAACTGGAGTTGCACAGTTGGATAACGGAAACGGAGTCCATCTTCAGTTCTAGCTTGCCAGCTTCGATCTTCGAGACATCCAGGATATCGTTAATCAACTCTAGCAGGTGTCTCCCGCTGCGTTCAATGGTTGAGAGGGACTGTTTCTGGCGTTCATTGAGGATTCCAAATACCTCCTCCTGTAAGCCTTCTGATAGACCCAGAATAGCGTTAAGGGGGGTGCGGAGTTCGTGACTCATGTTGGCAAGAAACTCATCTTTGAGGCGGGTAGCACGGGTGAGTTCAGCATTGGAAAGTTCTAATCTTTGTTCGTATTCCTTGCGAGTCCGTATATCACGCAGAATAGTTGAGAAAAATTCGACCTCTCCCTGGGGAGATTTATGGGCGATGATCAATTGGGATACAGGAATTTCTTCTCCCTGGGCGTTTAGCAATGCGGTTTCTCCCACCCAAGTGCCATTAGCGATCGCTCCTGGTAATCCTGCTTCTAATACCAATTTTAGCGCCCATTGGGGATGGTAATTAGGAATATGTTTATCTTTAACGGAAGCATTGCTATCCAGATTCCAGAGTCGTCTAAACTCTCGGTTATTCCAGAGTACCTTACCAGATGCGTCGGTTATACCAATGTAATCGGTTGAGGCTTCTAGGATGGCAATCAGTCGGTTTTGTTCTTGTTCTAGACGTTTGCGGTCGCTGATATCGGCAAAATAACCCACAATCTCAATTATTACTCCCTCATAGTTTCGCACTACCCGTTGTTCATCCCGCATCCACAGGTAATGACCGTTCTTGTGGAGAAAACGGTACTCATACACATGATACCCCTGCTCCAACAGGTTGGGTAATTTGGCAAAAACTCCAGCTTTGTCTTCTGGGTGAATGTGGTTAGCCCAGAAGCCTGATTCTTCCATAAATTCTGCTGTTGTATAACCGAGAATGCTCTGAATATTCTCACTGATGAAAGTTGCCCTAAAGTCACCTGATGGTTTACAGGTATAGATAATCGCCGGACTGGAGGAGAGGATAAATTGCATTCGTTCTTTGAGGAGTTGATTTTCCAGTTCGGCTTGTTTGCGTTCGGTAATATCCTGGGCTGTACCGATTGTCAGCTTAACTTTGCCCCTATCATCTCGCTTAAACACAGAATCCCGACTATAAAGCCAACGCCACTCCCCATTGGCGTGTTGCATTCGATATTCAAATTCTAAAATTTCCCCATCCTGAATAGCATTTAATCGAGCATTTTGGGCTGGTAATTGGATCAGGTCATCAGGGTGCATGACATTTTGGAAGAAGTTTGATCCCATTGCCTGAATCTCTTCCGGGGTGTAACCTAAGATAGTAGCAATTTCGCGGTTAACGTAGACATTACGCTGTTCTTGGATGTCATAGAGATAGAGAATGTTGGGTGATGCTTCAGCAATTTGTTGAATAAATTGCTGGCTTTCTTTGAGGGCTAGTTCAGCTTGTTTGCGCTCACTCACATCTTTCATGAAGCAGTGATGGCCAATGAATTCCCCTTGCTCGTTATAGGCAGAAATCATTGTCAGTTGCTGATAAAAAATTGTCCCATCTTTGCGTATCCCCCTGGCTTCTGCTTCCACTTTGCCCGTTTTCAGCATTTGCTGATAAGCTGCTTCCATGCTGGCAATGTCTTCTGGATGAAAGGTTAGCTCCCACATCATGCCGATCATTTCC
This window encodes:
- a CDS encoding DNA polymerase III subunit gamma/tau, coding for MSYEPLHHKYRPKSFAELVGQEAIATTLTNAISSSKIAPAYLFTGPRGTGKTSSARILAKSLNCLKSDKPTAEPCGVCDICQGITKGYSLDVIEIDAASNTGVDNIRELIEKAQFAPVQCRYKVYVIDECHMLSTAAFNALLKTLEEPPKHVVFVLATTDPQRVLPTIISRCQRFDFRRIQLEAMVKHLGAIASKENISIALDALTLVAQIAQGGLRDAESLLDQLALFPGEVSPDQVWDLVGSVSEKDLLALLDAIAQDNSEVVLDATRQILDRGREPLTILQNFAAFYRDLLIAKTAPNRQDLVACTQQTWTTLVNFGHRLDITTILRGQQHLRTAELQLKNTTQPRLWLEVTLLGLLPSANIQPQAPSVPQAVNTPAVSPLPYPAASSPPQAYSQPNYNSPVSPPPAAYNNQQNHNLTPNTVSPPPAAYNNQQNHNSTPNTVSAPTPEPVYTPPPPETTPTAPVQEVVAGSQYDLTQIWQQVLANLQPPSRREMLRQMSQLLDFDGAFARIAIKQAWYEKGKSDLPIITTAFHQTFQREIQVNLEKATSSTSTTARRNPPPQDSTRVPQPPTTPIYHQPVPAPAPQPVSQQPAPVPQPTQPPPKIEPIVTNTDPVQNFAPPPSQAPISPRPISQAPVSTWDNDEVAKAAKSLADFFSGEIIRLTDDTFDLSDTGVSLDVEIYETDYDYE
- a CDS encoding PAS domain-containing protein, giving the protein MSATILTDMDLETAIARHPLTIAPNACVVEAITLMSAGGTTCSYTCKIDAQLELLLAPSQSSCVLVLEDKRLVGIVTERDLVRLSATERNLSDLTIAEVMVSPVITLQASEFTNLFVPLSIFQQHHVRHLPLVDEQGKVLGLLTHDSLRQLLRPIDLLHLRVASEVMTPEVVHTQPTTTIVEVTQLLTANQVSSVVIVADDEHHPIPIGIITERDIVQFLALELDFATIQAQTVMSTPVFSVRGDISLWSVRMLMQERQINRLVVTDEKNRLLGIVTQTSLLNVLNPMEIYRMVETLEEKVSRLESEKLELLQARNTELERQVKQRTAALETQVQRERLLTQISTQIRSSLNLQEILSTAVTEVRGFLKCDRIIVYQFEPDWSGIVVAESLGEGWTASIAHRIEDPCFQKQAVELYGSGRTIAIDNIHKSGYAECHVQLLEQYQIKANLVVPILVSGQLWGLLIGHHCTDYRHWNATDLTLLEEIGIQLAIAIQQGTVYQAAQTQIAQRQKAEVALRDSEEKFRQFAENSHGVMLLRQVDSGELLYVNPAYEEIWGQSCQSLYQDSDSWMTVLHPDDQERIHAAHQATDGQGLFHQEYRIIQPDGSIRWIWGRCFPIKDSSGQVYRIAAMAEDITEQKQTELALRQSQSRLAEAQRVAKIGNWEFDIETGKITWSAELFRILGRDPSLGEPTYLENLQLYHPEDAEKLHQAVQWAIYQGEPYQLLLRAYQPDGSFRFMEAVARAELNNQGLVKRLFGTVQDVNERVQVERALAQLNQELEIKVEQRTAALQEMNTAMQNAVEGISRLDTQGRYLSVNPAYASLCGYEPQEMIGMMWELTFHPEDIASMEAAYQQMLKTGKVEAEARGIRKDGTIFYQQLTMISAYNEQGEFIGHHCFMKDVSERKQAELALKESQQFIQQIAEASPNILYLYDIQEQRNVYVNREIATILGYTPEEIQAMGSNFFQNVMHPDDLIQLPAQNARLNAIQDGEILEFEYRMQHANGEWRWLYSRDSVFKRDDRGKVKLTIGTAQDITERKQAELENQLLKERMQFILSSSPAIIYTCKPSGDFRATFISENIQSILGYTTAEFMEESGFWANHIHPEDKAGVFAKLPNLLEQGYHVYEYRFLHKNGHYLWMRDEQRVVRNYEGVIIEIVGYFADISDRKRLEQEQNRLIAILEASTDYIGITDASGKVLWNNREFRRLWNLDSNASVKDKHIPNYHPQWALKLVLEAGLPGAIANGTWVGETALLNAQGEEIPVSQLIIAHKSPQGEVEFFSTILRDIRTRKEYEQRLELSNAELTRATRLKDEFLANMSHELRTPLNAILGLSEGLQEEVFGILNERQKQSLSTIERSGRHLLELINDILDVSKIEAGKLELKMDSVSVIQLCNSSLSFVKQQAMQKSIQLRTAFQEDFGEIIVDERRMRQVLINLLNNAVKFTPSGGKVTLAVHLEHLEVCQADEGCPSGQPDFLYSLCFSVIDTGIGIAPADMDKLFQPFMQIESSLNRKYAGTGLGLTLVKQIVELHGAFISISSELGKGSCFTVRLPYIPKRTGIPTLSQFPTTIEQLGQTDITKFLNSTVTAEPVTKPPMILLAEDNLANIDALSSYLEARGYQLILANNGHQAIAKANSQTPDLILMDIQMPEMDGLEAMRQIRANPQLVSIPIIALTALAMPGDQEKCLQAGANEYLTKPVKLKQLAEMIQKLLKNNSSGV